Proteins co-encoded in one Podospora pseudoanserina strain CBS 124.78 chromosome 7 map unlocalized CBS124.78p_7, whole genome shotgun sequence genomic window:
- a CDS encoding uncharacterized protein (COG:S; EggNog:ENOG503NZ9E), with amino-acid sequence MNSVETIRNGNGLLPATHDVQKKEESHCRSSVDKNPPPCTFGEPIEVDTDPETEYRVVVVEGDRRVVLEVDEDGDEDLEGNGYEEEQERPGHARSVYAMSTYPTVQPAHQVEYPFEYGMDAATIDSSRTLYAEDVDYIEEYGRTYCGDYYMPIDETEQTRQYVVHQVFLKLFDLELTTVPLDNPQYILDIGTGIGEWAIGMAEKYPRCEVFGTDIAPIQPTDQVPLNIEFHIENAEDEWIRPMDAVDLVHIRNMDGCFTDWSFIYSQAFMCIKPGGWIEVIDWDDLFSDDNYLSFFPEESAAHILTKASIEAAERAGRPRGVHMNKDLLIQAGFVDIKEQVYDLGIGSRENASYGKFWLFSIVTGIEAQCLRLLTKYLDMDEKYVRGLCDTVSKETKAIADDPDRLSSFVVKLRVMVGRKPLVPGQWTAKGLAENGELNDCSGDESTIGGRSVRTMQRLSDEPMG; translated from the exons ATGAACTCGGTCGAGACTATCAGAAACGGAAACGGCTTGTTGCCTGCTACGCACGACGtgcaaaagaaggaggagtcgCATTGTCGATCGTCGGTTGACAAGAATCCACCACCCTGCACGTTTGGCGAACCTATCGAGGTCGACACGGACCCCGAGACGGAATATCgagtggtggttgtggaagGGGATAGGAGGGTTGTGTTGGAGGTTGACGAAGACGGGGACGAGGACTTGGAAGGAAACGGCTACGAGGAGGAACAAGAGCGCCCGGGTCACGCCCGGTCGGTGTACGCCATGAGCACCTACCCTACCGTCCAACCGGCCCACCAGGTCGAATATCCATTCGAGTATGGGATGGACGCCGCGACAAT AGACTCGTCCCGAACGCTTTACGCCGAAGATGTCGATTACATAGAAGAATATGGACGAACGTACTGCGGCGACTACTACATGCCGATTGACGAAACCGAACAGACGCGGCAATACGTGGTGCATCAGGTGTTTCTGAAGCTATTCGACCTTGAACTTACCACAGTGCCACTGGACAACCCACAGTACATCCTGGACATTGGGACGGGTATTGGGGAGTGGGCGATCGGCATGGCGGAAAAGTACCCTCGCTGCGAAGTATTTGGGACGGATATTGCGCCTATCCAGCCGACGGACCAGGTGCCGCTCAACATCGAATTTCACATTGAAAACGCCGAGGACGAATGGATAAGACCGATGGATGCAGTGGACTTGGTGCATATTCGGAATATGGACGGGTGTTTTACGGACTGGTCGTTTATCTACAGTCAGGCGTTCATGTGCATCAAGCCCGGGGGGTGGATCGAGGTGATTGACTGGGACGATTTGTTCTCGGATGATAACTATTTGTCCTTCTTTCCCGAAGAGTCAGCGGCGCATATTCTCACCAAGGCATCCATCGAAGCGGCGGAACGGGCTGGACGACCTAGGGGGGTGCATATGAATAAGGACTTGTTGATTCAAGCAGGGTTTGTCGACATCAAGGAGCAGGTTTACGATCTCGGTATTGGGTCGAGGGAGAACGCCAGCTATGGAAAGTTTTGGCTGTTTTCCATTGTGACGGGTATCGAGGCTCAGTGTTTGAGGTTGCTGACCAAGTATCTGGACATGGATGAGAAGTATGTCAGGGGTCTGTGCGATACCGTTTCGAAGGAGACGAAGGCGATTGCGGATGATCCGGACAGGTTGAGTTCGTTTGTGGTCAAGTTGCGTGTCATGGTGGGAAGGAAACCGCTGGTGCCTGGGCAGTGGACGGCGAAGGGGCTGGCGGAGAATGGGGAACTGAATGATTGTAGCGGGGATGAGAGCACGATTGGGGGTAGGTCGGTACGGACGATGCAAAGGTTATCGGACGAACCAatggggtga
- the PEP3 gene encoding tethering complex subunit (BUSCO:EOG09260HS3; COG:U; EggNog:ENOG503NV4E) — protein sequence MALEPTTITTTTNGGFVAADALTDLATDTALPLFNVEQVQLQFPIYDDFVAGQVANNVIILALSSGRILRIDLNRPDEIQDIHLPKKPSESGIIRRMFLDPTASHLLIATSLGENYYLHSQSDTPRPLAKLRGVSIEAVAWSPALPTSSTREILIGAADGNIYEAFIEQSNEFYRKEDKYVKLVWKVGEGGPVTGLWVDSLPGGDRSGEVRRVLVATRGRLMHWVGKVGRRGHEGHQGIYGGLFEGEQPVSFGDGRPGQGGSLVVSPDVVEQGVNPTRFREEEVPERAFAWLSSQGVFHGRLLVDGNTGDLGSRVFNEGRLLAKGQLTNPNGVEAAGGKRQVSTDDVEAVALTQWHVICLVGRRVVVANRLTGDIVYDQIALEQGQRAVGLSVDVQKNTFWLFTPQEILEIVPKEEDRDIWKIMLKFEDFEAALQHARTPAQKDAVAIAHGDHMVGKGQHSEAAGVYGKSSKPFEEVALTFIDNDQPDALRKYLLTKLGTYKRSFVMQRVMIAAWLVEVFMAKLNSLDDTIITGAELSETLSPTQTREQLEAVRAEFQDFVTKHKQDLDRQTVYDIISSHGREEELLYYANVVNDYNYVLSYWVQRERWSEALKVLKRQTDAGVFYRHSSVLMTHAATELVDILMRQSNLDPRNLIPALLEYDRNFKGPLSQNQAVRYLQYVVNQLGSTDAAVHNTLVSIYASHSSTDESQLMAYLASQGDEPNFDQDFALRLCIQNHRVLSCAHIYTSMGQYVQAVDLALSHDKIELASIVADRPMSNPALRKKLWLAVAKKVISQSNGIKAAIEFLKRCNDLLKIEDLIPFFPDFVVIDDFKEEICNALEEYSRSIDALRKEMDESSLTAANIKVDIAALDRRYAIVEPGEKCYVCGLPLLARQFFVFPCQHAFHSDCLGRRVLEQSGAAKGRRIREIQGLIGKGVVKGERRERVVRELDGILCSDYAVRRINEPFVAEGEDLEEWAL from the exons ATGGCACTCgaaccaaccaccatcaccaccaccacgaacGGCGGTTTCGTCGCCGCCGACGCCCTCACCGACCTCGCCACTGATACCGCTCTGCCTTTATTCAACGTCGAGCAAGTCCAGCTCCAGTTCCCTATCTACGACGACTTTGTTGCGGGACAGGTAGCCAACAATGTGATCATTCTCGCTCTTTCGTCGGGGCGGATCCTGAGGATTGATCTCAACAGACCTGATGAGATTCAGG acatccacctccccaaaaaacCCTCCGAATCAGGCATCATCCGCCGCATGTTCCTCGACCCGAccgcctcccacctcctcatcgccacctccctcgggGAAAACTACTACCTCCACTCCCAGTCCGacaccccccgccccctggCAAAACTCCGGGGTGTCTCCATCGAGGCGGTGGCCTGGTCGCCTGCGCTGCCGACGAGTAGTACGAGGGAGATATTGATTGGTGCGGCGGATGGGAATATCTATGAGGCGTTTATTGAACAAAGTAATGAGTTTTATCGCAAGGAGGATAAGTATGTGAAGCTGGTTTGgaaggttggtgagggtgggcCGGTGACGGGGTTGTGGGTTGATTCCCTGCCTGGGGGGGATAGGAgcggggaggtgaggagggtgttggtggctaCGCGGGGGAGGCTGATGCACTGGGTTGGAAAggtggggagaagggggcatGAGGGGCACCAAGGGATTtatggggggttgtttgagggggagcagCCGGTGagttttggggatgggaggccggggcagggagggagtttggtggtgagccCGGATGTGGTGGAGCAGGGGGTTAATCCGACGAGGTtcagggaggaagaggtgccCGAGAGGGCGTTTGCTTGGTTGAGTTCGCAGGGGGTGTTTCATGGACggctgttggtggatgggaacacgggggatttggggagCAGGGTTTTCAATGAGGGGAGGCTGTTGGCCAAGGGGCAGCTGACGAATCCGAATGGGGTGGAGGCTgcgggggggaagaggcagGTTTCGACGGATGACGTCGAGGCTGTGGCGTTGACACAGTGGCATGTTATTTGcttggttgggaggagggtggtggttgccaaTCGGCTGACGGGGGATATTGTCTATGATCAGATTGCGCTGGAGCAGGGGcagagggcggtggggttgagCGTGGATGTTCAGAAGAACACTTTCTGGTTGTTTACGCCGCAGGAGATATTGGAGATTGtgcccaaggaggaggatagggatATTTGGAAGATTATGCTCAAGTTTGAGGACTTTGAGGCGGCGCTGCAGCACGCGCGCACGCCCGCGCAGAAGGATGCGGTGGCGATTGCGCATGGGGATCACatggtgggaaaggggcaGCACAgcgaggcggcgggggtgtatgggaagagcagcaagccgtttgaggaggtggcgtTGACGTTCATCGACAACGATCAGCCGGATGCGCTGAGGAAGTACTTGCTGACCAAGCTGGGCACGTACAAGAGGTCATTTGTGATGCAGAGGGTCATGATTGCGGcttggttggtggaggtgtttaTGGCCAAGCTCAACTCGCTGGATGACACTATCATCACGGGGGCGGAGTTGTCTGAGACGTTGAGCCCGACCCAGACGAGAGAGCAGCTCGAGGCCGTGAGGGCAGAGTTTCAGGACTTTGTCACGAAGCACAAGCAGGATCTTGACCGGCAGACTGTCTATGATATCATCAGCAGCCATggccgggaggaggagctgctgTATTATGCCAATGTCGTCAACGACTACAATTATGTCTTGTCGTACTGGGTtcagagggagaggtggtcgGAGGCGCTCAAGGTGCTCAAGAGACAGACCGATGCCGGGGTGTTTTACCGGCACAGCAGCGTGCTTATGACGCATGCCGCTACCGAGCTGGTCGATATCTTGATGCGGCAGAGCAACCTTGACCCACGGAATTTGATCCCGGCGTTGCTGGAGTATGACAGGAACTTCAAGGGGCCGTTGAGTCAGAACCAGGCTGTTCGGTATCTGCAGTATGTGGTTAACCAGCTCGGCTCGACAGACGCGGCTGTTCACAACACTCTGGTGTCGATTTACGCTTCGCACTCGTCAACGGACGAGTCCCAGCTCATGGCCTATCTCGCCTCACAGGGGGACGAGCCGAATTTCGACCAGGATTTCGCGCTGAGGTTGTGCATACAGAACCACCGGGTCCTGTCTTGCGCACATATTTACACCAGCATGGGACAGTACGTCCAGGCTGTGGACCTGGCCCTGTCGCACGACAAGATCGAGCTCGCGTCCATCGTTGCCGACCGGCCCATGTCGAACCCCGCGCTGCGGAAAAAACTCTGGCTTGCTGTCGCGAAAAAGGTCATTTCGCAATCCAACGGCATCAAGGCCGCGATTGAGTTCCTCAAGCGCTGCAACGACCTCCTCAAGATTGAAGATTTGATCCCTTTTTTTCCAGATTTCGTCGTGATTGACGATTTCAAAGAGGAGATTTGCAATGCGCTGGAGGAGTACAGCCGGAGCATTGATGCGTTGCGGAAGGAGATGGACGAGAGCAGCCTGACGGCGGCGAACATTAAGGTCGACATTGCGGCGCTGGACAGGAGGTACGCGATTGTGGAGCCCGGGGAGAAGTGTTATGTTTGCgggctgccgctgctggcgaggcagttttttgtttttccgTGTCAGCACGCGTTTCACAGTGActgtttggggaggagggtgctgGAGCAGAGCGGGGCggcgaaggggaggaggatcagGGAGATTCAGGGGCtgattgggaagggggtggtgaagggggagaggagggagagggtggtgagggagttggatgg TATTTTGTGCAGTGATTATGCTGTTAGGAGGATTAATGAGCCCTttgtggcggagggggaggatttggaggagtgGGCTTTGtaa